The window ATGGAGTTATCAGGGCCACGCTTGATTGCAAACATCCATTTGCATTCTGTGGTGGATAGACAAAATGCCAAGTTTTGTTTGCCAATAATGCAACATGTTCGTCTTTCATAGCCTACAACCATAAAGGAATTGGATACAAAAAATCAGAACAGAAGCTGAAGCATTAGATGCAGAGGGAAACATTGATGATATGGAAATAATTTTTCATGAAGATTTTAGGGTTGAAGACCAAAGAGAAACAAGACCTGCACAATTATGCAGTAAGGAGAGAATAGTTTGACACCCAAAAACTAGAGAAAAACAGAATTGTATTAGAAACCCTTTCAATCACAAATTTATCAATCTATCGTAATCTCCGAGTCTCACACTAGCTCATACTATTTATACTGCTTATATGACTTCTCCAAAGTCATCATTCTCTACAATATTAAACTACTTATTTTGGTTGGAATGGATAATATTTTACTTGCTTAAGATTCACtattatcataataaaaaattttgaatgctagtaatttttaacaattttagccaataaaaatatcaaattatttttaataaatataggtATAAACTGTGTTAATCTATgtgtaaatttaataaatataaatgtatattatatattttatatgtataaatgtTTGTATGTATGAGTATAAATTattgtttatataaaaataataattgatctTGCTTGCGAAATAGAGGTGACAACCGAGTTATGTCCTCAGAGGCTGAACGTCCAACTCTTGAGTCCGAGCTTTTCCTTTCTATTGTGGTGTGAAAGTACGAGCTATGAAGAggagggggagtgtacctgcaaaggcactctgaAGCTTAAGTCAGTATATTATCTTATTCGAATAATCTTAAAAGAACACTTTACCTTGCTTTATATTGTAGGCTATTTTTCCGTTACGCTTTTGGTATTAAGGTCGTTTATGAAAAGGCGAATAACGTCTCTTTCTCATATACTGTTATATCATCGGTTATGGTGGAAGCGCTTATTTGACTGAGTTATGACTCATGATTGGACGAGCTTATAACGGATTATAACGAGTTATAGCTCATGAATGGGTGAGCTCATAACAGACCGCgccgagttatagctcataaCTGGGCGAGTTTGTAACGGATTTCACCGAGTTATATCTCATTTATTATGAccatatcacagcccccaagcttggcCTGTGGAGAgtttttaatgaagcaggttgagcttatTGAGGAGTTATAACTCGGTGAGACAGGTTGCTGAGTGAGCCCCCAGTTCAACTTacttcattaaaaattttttatgtttgagaTGTAGGGAGTCGTGTTGTTGTTTTTGGcgaggagagagaaagagtagtGGATCATTAAAGTCTCTTATTTTCCCAAAGCAAATGCACCGTTTGATGTGATTGAGGAAGCAGTTACCTTTACAATGTGGTTAAGTGAATGGTTTGGGAACTGAGTTGCTTATCCCTGACCCTTGGTGTTTCTCCTTTGAAAACAGAATGAATAAAAGAGGTATgcatggtttttattttattttataatttttcgtcttcttcttccttctttgcttttgcttttggttcTGGGTTTGGTTATGGGgtttgagaaggagaagaaaagggAGATTGATTGGTCCTATGACTGGGTTAGTGAGGATGTGAAGGGTCGGGTGTCTTTGTTTCGGGATGATGCGGCTGTGAAGGAGGTTGATGTTGGCAGAGTCGTGAGGCCAGGGTCTGGGGTTCAGGTGGAGTTACTGCCATGCAGTAGTGAGGATATGATTTATCATAGGGGGCAGGGGTTTGAGTATTTTTATATGCATAGTTGTGTGTTGGAAGAACTGAGGGTGAGGCTGCCATTTACAGTGTTTGAATGTCAAATTTTGAAGCAACTAAACTGTGCTCCTTCACAATTGCATCCCAATGGTTGGACGTTTCTGCGTTGTTTCGAAATACTGATGGAATTTCTTGAGGAGGATCCGTCtgtagatttattttttttctttgtttcaagCTAAGGGAGTTTGGAAAGGGGGTTGGGTTAATCTGAACAGTACTCCTGGGTTTGGTATCTTCAAATTATATAAGTCTTCTTTCAAGGACTTTAAGGAGATGTATGTGAAAGTGAGGAATGTTGAAAAAGAGTTTCTTTTTTATATTGACGAGTTCTTGGCTGAGAGATTTCTCCTTTGGTGGTGCTCGGAACCCCAGAATATACTCGGGGCTGAAGTCATAACTCCGAGGAATGTGTGTATAATTGAGTTTTTGGTGGAACAAATTGATCAGAAAGATTTGATCTCCATGTTTGAATTGTTAAAGTGGGAGGAAAATAGGGCTGCTGTGGTAGATTATATGAGTGAGTTGTGTATATGTGTTAGTGATTTACTTGTGTATTTGAGCCTTACTGAGCTGCTGTTTTGCTTTTTGAATTTGCAGGTGGTAAGTACCCGGTGGTGTCAGCTGCTTCACTTAGGTCGCGTTTTAAAAGTAAGAACTTGGAGAAAGAGGTGTCGTCGTCCAATCGCGAAAAAGGTGGTGGAGCTGGAGAAGTTAGTCAACCTCGTCAGGGGCGGAGGAAGGTGATTGCAAAGAAGAGGAAATCGAGCGTGGTCGATGTGTCCGAGGATACTAGCGAGAAGGAACAAGGGGTTTCTTTAGAGGAGATTCAAGCTTTTGTTGTGAATCAGAAAAAGCTGCATGAAATGACCGAACATAGTGAGGGTATATCTGTATGGGGGAAGGAGTATCCCTATATGGCTGTTGCCGATGAGCATTGTCAGTCTGAAGCTGATGTATCATTGGCGAATGAGGTTGGCGAAATGGCTGTTGGTCAGTATATGCAGGTAATGTCTTGTAATTGTGTTTTGGTTGTTTTGTTTGCTGGGAGTTACttatatattttattgttttttgttgTGGTTTGTAGGTGGTTGGTTTAAGGTTAGCTAGTTTAGGTCGTAGTCAAGAGCTGAAGCATAAAAAGGTGTTGGTGGAGAAGGATGAGGTTTTGCTGTTGAAAGAGGAGTTGAGTAAGTCTAAAGGTGCTGTTGCCGAACTTCAGAATAAGTTGGCTGAAACTGAAAAATAATTGAAGGAGACCAAAGAGAACTATGCTAATGATgttgaggatttgaaaaagaaagaagctaACTTGGCGAGCATGGAAGCTCGGTTGATTGAGGTAACTGCGAAGCTTAAAGAAATGGAGAAGAAAAAGGGTGATGAGATTTTAGATTCGTTTGTTGAGGGTTTTGAGAGGGCATCTTTGCAGGCGAAGTTCCTTGTGCCTGATGCTGATCTGTATGAGATAGACCCTGGGAAGATTGTCCGAGATGGTAAAATGGTTGAGGATGATGGCGTTGCCGAGGATGAGGCAGAGAATGCTTAAGATATTATTGTAATTGTTTTAGTGCTGTTTATGTTTGTTTGAGGACTTTATTGGCGAAGACTTATTGATATTTGCTAAACAATTATCTGCTATTTTGTAGGCTGTTAATAGAGTTTGTTTAACTTGTTGTTTATTTGTGGCCAATTTGGATTTTAAATGTTTGAGAGGCCTTTGCGTAATTGATGGGAATGTTCCGTTAAGAATATCCCTGTTAGAGTTTGCCTTTAATGTTCGGATTGAAATTAGGCGAGGATACTCGTCTTTTTGAAATCATAGATAAATCTGTATCTTATGATATTTATTGTAAAAGCAATCAAAGGAATGATATAGTGAGAAAGTTGTTATATAAGAAAGAGTGAAATAGACTGTATTCACATAGTAATATTGGCAATCCTTTGGATACAAAGGTTcaggtaggctagcctcgttaaaacctctccaagcaaaacctTTTAGGGATAAATtcttggtagtaggaaaaagagtacaagcctGTCCCTGAGTTTTTAACTATAGAATTTCTTTAGGGAAGATACATTCCAAGTGTTGGGTAGGATTGTACCATTTAGGGTTTCTAGCTTATATGCTCCGTTGCCGAGGACTTGTGTAACTCGATacggccctttccaatttgcggcgagcttgcCATGCGATGGTGGACGTCGCGCGAGCTCTGTCTTTCGAACGACCAAGTCTCCTTTATCGAATGTTCGGCTTCTGACCGATTTATTGTAGCGCCGAGATATTGTTTGCTGGGCGGCGCGTTGTCTGAGTGTGGCTATATCTCGGATCTCTTCAATGATGTCTAACTCGGCTCGCTGAGCTTGATCATGGTCATCGAATTGTGTCCTAATTGAGCTTTGGGAGATTTCTAGTGGTATCATTGCTTCAGATCCATAGACAAGTCGGAACAGTGTGGATGGTTGGGGCGTGCTTCTGGCAATTTATACAGGTCCTAACCTTGTTTTGACTGTCTTGTTTTAGTGATGGCCAGAAGAAGCCGGCACGGAGGATTTTTGAGGCTAGGCTCCGAGCTCCTGTGTGTGTTCCGCAGATCCCCTCATGTGCCTCCGATAGTGCTATTTCGGCTTCGGAGCTGCTAAGGCATTTGAGTAAAGGGCGAGTATATCCTCGTCTGTATAAGGCTCCATTCAGTAATGTGAAAAAGGTGGCTTGTCTTCGGAACCTTTTGACATTCCCAATGTTGTCTGGAATGTTGGATGTTTGTAGATAATTTATGAAATCTGTCCGCCAATCACTTTCCTGAGTAACACTTAGCACTTTTGTCAGGTCAACACTGGGAGATTTTATAGTAAATTGATGTAATGTAGATATCTCGGACTGAGTACTGCCGagctttgataaaatattggctCTTTGGTTTTGTTCTCTTGGTATGTGTTGTATTTCAAActttttaaattgtgaaattaaaTCTTTGACTAACAGTAAATATTTAGATAGAAGAGGGTCTCTTACTTGAAACAGGTCATTTACCTATTGCACAACCAACAAGGAGTCACAATATACCTTGATTGTGTGTATTTGAAGATCTAAACAAAGCCGAAGTCCTACGACCAGGGCTTCATACTCGGATTGATTATTGCTGGCTTTAAAAGATAGGTGTAAGGAATGCTCGAGGATGGAACCATCGTCGGCTTCGAGTCGTATTCCAGCGCCGCATCCTTCTTTGTTGGATGAGCCATCTATGTACAAGGTCCATTGTTTTGTGTGGTCATCTTCTGATGGTAGTGTAAGCTCTGCAACAAAGTCGGCTAAAAATTGCGATTTTATTGCTCCTCTGGACTGATATCTGATGTCGAACTCAGATAGCTCGATTGACCATTTTATAAGTCTCCCTGCAATGTCGGGCTTGTGTAGTACTTGTCGTAGTGGGTGATCTGTTCTGACATTGATGACATAACTTTGAAAATAAAGTCGGAGTCTTCGTGCTGAGAAGACTAATGCTAAGGCCAGCTTCTCTATTCTCGGATAATTAAGCTCGGCATGGTGGAGTATTTTGCTGACGAAGTAGACTAGTTGCTGAATTTTGCTTCTTTCTGTGACAAGAGCCGAGCTTATTGCCCAATCAGTAACCGATAGGTATAGAAATAAATCTTCCCCTTAGAGGGGCTTTTGTAGAATCGGCGGTTGCGAGAGAGttgtttttagtgtgttaaaAGCTCTTTCGCAATCGTCGGTCCACtgaaatttgtttttctttttaattgtttggaAAAAAGGATTAGACTTTGAAGCTAAACAAGGTACAAATCTTGATAATGCAGCAAGCCTTCCTGTGAGGCGTTGTACTTCTTTTATATTCTTAGGACTTGTCATGTCCAAAACTGCtcggcatttgtccgggtttgcgtTGATGCCCCTGTTTGTTAATAAAAATCCCAAAAACTTACCACGTTGTACTCAAAAAGCGCATTTTTTCGGGTTCAGGCGCATGTTGTAATGGCGTATCTGGGCGAATATTTCTGTTAAGTCGTCAATATGGTTACTGCCGACTTTTGTTTTGGCGaccatatcatcaacataaactttgATGTTTCTGCCGATTTGTTTGGCGAAAACTTTATCCATAAGACGTTGGTAAGTTGCTCATACATTCTTTAGTCCAAAAGGCATAACTTTATAACAGTAGTTTCCGAAGTCAGTAATAAAAGCTGTTTTACATTGATCAGAGGGATGCATAAGTATTTGGTTGCACCctgaataggcatccatgaaacttAGGGTAGCGTAACCAGAAGCGTTATCTACCAAAGAGTCTATGGATAGTAAAGGATACGAATcctttgggcatgctttgtttaaatcagtaaaatcgacgcacatgcgccacttaccGTTTTGTTTCCTTACCATAACCACATTGGCGAGCCAGGTGGTAAATCTGATCTCTTTGATGAATTCGGCACTTATCAGTTTTTGTGTTTCTTCCAACGACGCTTTTCGTTTTTCCTCGtcgagttttcttttcttttgctgcaCAGATCTCGCAGATGAGTTTATAGCTAGTTTATGGCTGATGATTTGTGGGTCTATGCCGGGAATATCTGAAGGTTTCCATGAAAATAGGTCGGCTTGCTGTTGTAGGAAGGTGGTGATGGCGTTTAGTTCCTCTTTGCTTATTGAGTTACCTACAAAAGTGAACTTGTTTGGGTCATTGTTGAAATAGACCTTCTGTAAGTCATCGGATGAAGTTGGCCTTTCCTGAAAGTCGGTTCTTGGATCTAGGTCGGCTAATGCCGAGCTATTGTGTGTGAGATCGACATTGTTAACTTGCTGTTTTGAATAATTTTGGAACTTCATGCCGATGTTGTAACAGTGCCGAGCTTCCTTATAATCTCCATGGATTGTGACGATATGATCGTCCTGCAAAGGGAACTTAACACACAGGTGAACTGTAGAAACGATGGCGCCGAACTTGTTTAAGAAAGGGCGACCAAGGATAATATTATATGGACTAAAGCAATCTACCACTAAATATTGAATATCACAAGTTTTTGAAAGAGGATGCTCACCCaatgtggtttgtaaccacactgatCCTATTATTGGGACCCGTTCGCCTGAGAAACCGACCAGATCTCCCCCTGTTGACTGGAGAATGTTGTTACTGAGcttcattttttgaaatgttgAGTAGAATAGAACGTCGGCACTACTTCCAGGATCCAGCAGTACTTTTTTGACTAGTAGATCTCCCAACTGAAGAGTTATAACTATGGGGTCATCCAAGTTCTGTATTCTAGAGTTGTAGTCTCCTTGTGTAAATGTGAGCTGCGGTAGTTGTGTTGGATTCTCTGTTTCGTTTTGTGGTCCTTTTAACGAGCATATTGCTCGGAATGACCTTTTTCTCGCCGAGTTTGAAGAACCTCCACTTGCGTATCCTCCTGAAATATAATTAATGACTCCTCGTGGCTTTTCATAATTGTTCGCCGCTACCTTCTCTCTTCCTCGGTACTGTTGTTCTGATGAATCTTCGTTCCTGGAAAGTGTGGAACGTTTTTGGATGTGACTTCCGATGTACTTATCGAGATGACCTTGCCGAGCTAAGCGTTCTAAGAGGTCCTTTGCTATTACACAGTCATCAGTGGAGTGGCCGTGCTTCTGGTGGAAGGCACTATTTGGATTTGTCTATGTTCTTAGTGTCTTGGTAGGTGCCGGCCTTTCTTGGTGGCttgatgagttttgaatttaaaatctcTTTGATGATGTCCTCTCGCTTAGTGTTAAACTGCGTATAAGAGTCAAAACGAGGGGTTAGTTTAAAATCTTTCTTACTATTTGGAGTTTTATCGTCGTCTCTGTGGCTTGTTTTATCAGACTTCCGAACTTGTCTGAGCTCCTCGATATCGATTTGCCCTTTGGCTTTTTCTCGGAACTCGGCCAGGGTTTTGGGCTTGGCTACCGCAATAGTTTCTTGGAACTTTCTAGGTCGGAGGCCGCTTTTGATTGCGTGCAAATGGACTTCGGGATGGAGGTCGGGTATACTGATGGCGACTTTGGTGAAGCGAGTCATATAGTCCTTCAGACTTTTGTTCTGCCCCTGCTTGATAGTGTTCAGATAGTCAGAGTCATGCAGATATATTGTGGACCCGGCGAAGTGTTCTTCAAACAGCTTGGCCAGTTGCTGAAATCGCGAAACAGAACCTGCAGGCAAAGTAcacaaccaatcaagtgcaggaccgtctaaatAATTTGGAAAACAACGGCATAAAACAGTGTCGGATGCACCGTTGACGATCATTATTGATCGGAACTTTTTGAGGAATTTCTTCGGGTCTCCGAGCCCATCATAAGGTGTGAGGGTTAGTGGCAGGGTGAATCTCTTTGGCAATTCGAAGTTCATCACTTCTTCCGTGAAGGGTCCTACAAGTTCATCGGACTCTTCTTTTTCATCCTCGGGATGAATTACATCAGCTCGGATAGTCTCCGAGACATGAGAGGGCTGGAAATGATGCTCATTATCCTCTAGCTGCTGGTGATGAGTGTCGTTATGTTCTATCCGAACATGGTTCAGTTCAGCAATTTGAGCAGCCATTATTTGGTTTTCGTCAGTTATCCGTTGATTGGCTTGTTGTAGCTCGGCTACCATCCGCATGAGTTCGGATAGTGAAGGAGGTGGTACGTCAGCCATGAGTACGAGCGAAAACAATGGGACCAAAAAAGAAAATTCTATAtcttcggccccacggtgggcgccaattgatCTTGCTTGCGAAATAGAGGTGACAACCGAGTTATGTCCTCAGAGGCTGAACGTCCAACTCTTGAGTCCGAGCTTTTCCTTTGTGTTGTGGTGTGAAAGTACGAGCTATGAAGAGGAGGGgaagtgtacctgcaaaggcactccgaaactTAAGTCAGTGTATTATCTTGTTCGAATAATCTTAAAAGAACACTTTACCTTGCTTTATATTGTAGGCTATTTTTCCATTATGCTTTTGGTATTAAGGTCGTTTATGAAAAGGTGAATAACGTCTCTTTCTCATATACTGTTATATCATCGGTTATGGTGGAAACGCTTATTTGACCGAGTTATGACTCATGATTGGACGAGCTTATAACGGATTATACCGAGTTATAGCTCATGAATGGGTGAGCTCATAACGGACCGCgccgagttatagctcataaGTGGACGAGTTTGTAACGGATTTCACCTGAGTTATATCTCATTTATTATGACCAtatcaataatatataaataatgtaGCATTattatcataatatgtgacaaatACCAACACCGAAACACATACAGAGCCAGTAAGATCAGATCATACTTTATTTAGTTATGTTAACAAAAACAAATGCAGGTATCATTATAAGactttcacaaaaaaaaattataaattataataacaacaCTAAGATTAATCCTTTTTTGTTTAATGACTATAAAaatggagaaataaaaaaaatagaaacaaaaagctCATCTAGGCTTTGTAGTTTATactcaaattattataatataaaattaaaaccatGTTACGGGTGAACCAAATATTTATACACATTTTTTGTATAATATATGGTACCTCCCATCAGCTAGCGACCATGTTGGACACTGGTCCTCCTAcccaattaaaattttgaatttttccggtatatttattgaattgattttgctaacttataaaaaaaaagaatttttataatacggtgattattattattttagttatgatAGTTATACAattttgataataataaaaaatgttgtAAGATAGAatctttttacttttaattttcaaaaaaaaaatttaatataataaaaatgttattCTAATTTATCAAAAATGTATAAGCACCTAAATATAACGATATAGTTAACACACAATATGCATCACCAAACTGATAATGCCACAATTAAATTAAACTCCAACCCTATCAAATCTTTCAACTCTGGTCGGTCCGTAAACGTATGCTACACGCAAGCTTGTAGTTGATAATAGCGCCACAAGAGACTGGTCCTTACTCCTAAGTCCTAACAGCATTTTTTGATATTTTGTAGTGCCAATTTATTAATAATAGCATTTCAAATCTAAGGATACTAATCGCTTGTCGGTCATACAAAAACCATTCAACCGTTTTGGTGATTGAGTGAGTccgataaagaaaaataataagcaACATGCAACATTTGGATAGCTTCGAAAATAATAGTTGCTTAATATACTGTCTTCTCTACCAACgagtacataaaaatattaagaaaaacatTAACAAAAGCCAGAAATAGTTTGATATTAAGCAATGTAAACTAGTGCTAGCCGGAACAGTATACTATATCCCTCCGGCAACAGGATGTTGCGGTCACCGCATTCACTGATGATCAAAATCACATGTCATGTTGCTGgtaatcttcttcttcctcttcgtaCTCATCCTCATCAGCAGTGGCATCCTGGTATTGCTGATACTCCGAAACAAGGTCATTCATGTTACTCTCTGCCTCTGTGAATTCCATCTCGTCCATGCCTTCCCCTGTGTACCAATGCAAGAAAGCCTTTCTTCTGAACATAGCAGTGAACTGCTCGCTCACCCTTCGGAACATCTCCTGAATTGAGGTGGAGTTTCCAATGAATGTTGAGGCCATCTTTAATCCTGTAGGGGGAATATCACATACAGTGGACTTGACATTGTTTGGAATCCATTCGACGAAGTATGACGAGTTCTTGTTCTGAACATTGATCATTTGTTCATCAACCTCCTTTGTGCTCATCTTTCCCCGGAACATAGCGGAGGCAGTGAGGTACCTTCCGTGCCTAGGATCAGCAGCACACATCATGTTCTTGGCATCCCACATTTGCTGTGTGAGCTCCGGAACACTCAAGGCCCTGTACTGCTGAGAACCGCGAGAGGTGAGAGGAGCaaatcctaccatgaaaaagtgAAGCCGAGGGAAGGGGATGAGGTTGACGGCGAGCTTCCTAAGATCAGAGTTCAGCTGACCAGGGAACCTCAAACAACATGTGACACCGGACATGGTTGCCGAAATCAAATGGTTCAAATCACCAACTGCACAAGACACAATCAAATTCAAGTTAAAACCAACATTGACAATTAATACATCAAACCTAAAAGCAATTGGGAAATGCAAATTTCAAAAGGGATTCTGATGGAAAGCTTACAGCTTGGTGTGGTGAGCTTGAGGGTACGGAAGCAAATGTCATACAAGGCTTCATTATCAAGAACCATACATTCATCAGCATTTTCAACAAGCTGATGAACAGATAGAGTAGCATTGTAGGGTTCAACCACAGTGTCGGAAACCTTTGGAGATGGAAAGACTGAGAAAGTAAGCATCATCCTATCTGGGTATTCTTCCCTGATCTTTGAAAT is drawn from Arachis hypogaea cultivar Tifrunner chromosome 12, arahy.Tifrunner.gnm2.J5K5, whole genome shotgun sequence and contains these coding sequences:
- the LOC140176812 gene encoding uncharacterized protein; the encoded protein is MADVPPPSLSELMRMVAELQQANQRITDENQIMAAQIAELNHVRIEHNDTHHQQLEDNEHHFQPSHVSETIRADVIHPEDEKEESDELVGPFTEEVMNFELPKRFTLPLTLTPYDGLGDPKKFLKKFRSIMIVNGASDTVLCRCFPNYLDGPALDWLCTLPAGSVSRFQQLAKLFEEHFAGSTIYLHDSDYLNTIKQGQNKSLKDYMTRFTKVAISIPDLHPEVHLHAIKSGLRPRKFQETIAVAKPKTLAEFREKAKGQIDIEELRQVRKSDKTSHRDDDKTPNSKKDFKLTPRFDSYTHAFHQKHGHSTDDCVIAKDLLERLARQGHLDKYIGSHIQKRSTLSRNEDSSEQQYRGREKVAANNYEKPRGVINYISGGYASGGSSNSARKRSFRAICSLKGPQNETENPTQLPQLTFTQGDYNSRIQNLDDPIVITLQLGDLLVKKVLLDPGSSADVLFYSTFQKMKLSNNILQSTGGDLVGFSGERVPIIGSVWLQTTLGEHPLSKTCDIQYLVVDCFSPYNIILGRPFLNKFGAIVSTVHLCVKFPLQDDHIVTIHGDYKEARHCYNIGMKFQNYSKQQVNNVDLTHNSSALADLDPRTDFQERPTSSDDLQKVYFNNDPNKFTFVGNSISKEELNAITTFLQQQADLFSWKPSDIPGIDPQIISHKLAINSSARSVQQKKRKLDEEKRKASLEETQKLISAEFIKEIRFTTWLANVVMVRKQNERSKIQQLVYFVSKILHHAELNYPRIEKLALALVFSARRLRLYFQSYVINVRTDHPLRQVLHKPDIAGRLIKWSIELSEFDIRYQSRGAIKSQFLADFVAELTLPSEDDHTKQWTLYIDGSSNKEGCGAGIRLEADDGSILEHSLHLSFKASNNQSEYEALVVGLRLCLDLQIHTIKVYCDSLLVVQ
- the LOC112727881 gene encoding tubulin beta-2 chain codes for the protein MREILHIQGGQCGNQIGAKFWEVVCAEHGIDPTGRYGGDTDLQLERINVYYNEASCGRFVPRAVLMDLEPGTMDSVRSGPYGQIFRPDNFVFGQSGAGNNWAKGHYTEGAELIDSVLDVVRKEAENCDCLQGFQVCHSLGGGTGSGMGTLLISKIREEYPDRMMLTFSVFPSPKVSDTVVEPYNATLSVHQLVENADECMVLDNEALYDICFRTLKLTTPSFGDLNHLISATMSGVTCCLRFPGQLNSDLRKLAVNLIPFPRLHFFMVGFAPLTSRGSQQYRALSVPELTQQMWDAKNMMCAADPRHGRYLTASAMFRGKMSTKEVDEQMINVQNKNSSYFVEWIPNNVKSTVCDIPPTGLKMASTFIGNSTSIQEMFRRVSEQFTAMFRRKAFLHWYTGEGMDEMEFTEAESNMNDLVSEYQQYQDATADEDEYEEEEEDYQQHDM